tttttttatacaattgtattttaatttgcaaGCATGTGTATGTAGATAAATTGATAAGTATGGTATGGGGGGAGAGGAGTAGAAATTTGCGGCACAATGAAGATAAATACaaccaaaatatattaattcgcaaatttttcttaaaaatgttccttcctttttgctggaattttttttctattcattctcatcttctttttttatatattactttttaaaacttttataaaacgcAACAGcgtttaaacgataaaatcataagtaaattataaatagtcaCTTCGTATTTgccttaataaatttattgtttatttcgtACACGAGACTCGACGGATCCCGTTGAAAAatgctaataaattttttcttttttctttttttattcatccgTCAACTTTGAAAATCgttgaaaatcattttcttcttttgcacAACTAAGAAGACCACTTCCGTAATGAGGAGTGCgaacgagaaaagagaaacgaaatatatatatatatatatagagcaattaataaaaagaaaatattacttacttAATCGAATCAAAAAGCTTCTCGTCTCCTTTTCTCGTTCTTAGGTTGGTCCACAAAGATGTGCTTCCccataattgaaaaagatggGAAgtctatttttctctctctattatattttgtctCATTATGCAtcacaatatttcttttattatgctTTCGCCTCACTGTTTGATAACCGGAttgtttactatttttttccttttttttttttttttgctcgatATTATCGTCCCCTCCCCTTAAATAAGagaatattaatagtataaaGGTACGATAAATCGAcgctttgttatttttttttatcttttattttttgaagcaGTTAATCaagtcgattaatttttttaaaaagcaaaCTAATCGCGTCGATTAACGATTTCAATCGATGAATCGATTCAATCTTAACGCTCTCGAAGATTTTCCTGGTATTCGCAATCGAAAACTTAAAGCAAAATTGAGAATAATCAACGAGGCATTTCGATTATGATCAACGGTTCAGAAACACTATTCATCTTATTTTAAGGGTACATATAccattgtaaaatttgaagaatcttactgtgtttactttttttgatcaaaatattatatctaatattatatatatttttcaataaagcaaaaataaacagcaaatcacaataaaaataaaaaaaataaataaaataaaaaaaaagaaaagaaaaatataaaaaaattaagtttcttCTGAACCAAAAAGGATGAACCAAAAGATCGTATCATTGTCAATTTGAatcatttctaataaaaaaaaattatataaaatttctcgttaaaagagaagattatttttccaattcaacagattattttcttctaattttacaTATGCGTTGATATGTTCCCTTACAAATTGGCGAGTTTCAACAACTTTTTGTCGACGCCTTTCAGCGATAAAACGCTGTTTGGTATCGTATCCGTTTTGCCATTCGCAACGAATTCATTTTGATTGGCACAAAAAACTACTTACACGTAGAAGATAAACGTGAAACTAGTCGAACTTTCAACATGCAAAAtagcattttataattattaaaaaaaaaaaaaaaaaaattcgaaaatattctatGCAAAACGGAATCGATCGTCGAAACAAAATATACGATGAATTTTCTAATtccataaaatctaaaaaaataaatataattacagaaaACAATTAGCATCACCCGTAATAGCAATTAAGCGTTTTGTATCATGATCAAACACAACTGTTACATTTGCTCGAAAAGAATTTAGTTAGATTCAATGATCATGATCCACAAATCAAATCGCTCTGTTCTATTCTTTCTACAACGCTTTCctcgttttttctctctttttatcgtatttttgtatcattaaagaaataattgattgcAATATCAACCTAGCAATGTACTTCCGTTTATACGCATACACATTCTATACTTTGCATGTAAGTAATGCCTATTTTCcaaatgtatgaaatatgCTCCAACCAAGAAATCATGTCGCGATTTTTTGAAACATCCACACCTTAGGGTAGTTTCATTAATTTCCTTTATCTCCTCCTAATACTCGTGTTGAGGCACATTTATCGTTTTGCTCATTCACTCGCTTTCTCTAATTTCtctttcgctctctctctcattcagCATCACGCATTTCCATGTTACCCTGGCCCACGAATTATACTTACAGAAAATGAACTCTTTTTTGTactatcgatatatttatgtcAGATGCGGGGCAAGATATCGTAGTTATGCGCGATTATCCATCAGCTTGTTATTGCACCACTATATCGAGTCGATGATTTAATATAGTATGCATACACCATTTCAtacgtgaaatttttacatgtaaaatttcacattttatttgCATGTTACGTTCGCTTTCGATCCTATTAGAATACTCGATTGTTCGAaaagtaacaataataatatcagtATAAGTTAAATGAACACTGAACTTTCAGACTTATTCAAGCTTACAGACAAATTTCCAGATATATATTCGTAGATAATAAAGATGATATAACAATTCGTTAATGATTgcaatatatgcaaatattatattacaatgtaTACGAACtacaatgtatattttatatagactACTGaagagatattcaaaaatctcATATGAGAATATATATCTGTAAACAACGTCCAGAAGTCCAAACAAGTTGCTTTTCAatgcgaaaaagaaaacaatatgaataaattcgttttctaaattttcaaaaaataaaaatagataaaatacatATCTATCTAATGCTACTAGGCTATTAATGATTCATTGAAGGAagcgagaataaaaaaatcatcgctGGACGAAATTGCGTATGCACACACAGATTTCTTTAGgcggaaatattaattaacgcaAGATTCGACGAAAAATTCGTAGTATTCGTCGATTGATTTTACAACGAATATTTTCTCGCACTTATTTTCTCGATCGTCAcggaaaaattacattttttcgtaattatgTCATTCACAAACAGGATGATGATCcatgattaaaaattgcattattatgcaatgtatcttttctttctatacttcatttcactttttttttccatcttaccttaactttttttcttttccatttttttttttcaattcatcatATCCTCTTGACGCTAGATACGTCCATACGCAATattattcttctcttcttAGTATAAATGTCTTATTCGGTGACGTTAACGCACATTagcaattcaaaaatttaatacacacgagtatatatatagttttgttTAATACGAGATGCGTATTTAATGAGGATTTCTCTTAACGATTAACCTTATGCGTATTAATATGTGATGCTTATGAGTTTATGAGCTACCAtactaaagaaaaaacatacaCCACTGAAAGATTATATCGTTACTTTATCGCGATCACCCTCGGATATACTCGGATCGCCGAAAGCTACGTTTGCACTGTGCATACGTTTGATGGAGATACGATGTTCAAATTAAGCGAATTATTCGAAAgactaaaaattttgtttattttattatttaattttcaaacatctcacatttttttattttcttctacaaaggagttgtttttatatataatcgcaTTGCAATGAACATCGTTACACCgtcatttcatatataaatagtgaAGCACATTAAAAACATAGCAATAAGCTAagtaatatgcaaatattggAAAACCTCCACTAATTCTATGCAAAGTATAGCTTGTAGGATACCATTCATTAAAACTAAgacttatcattattataatcataattttgctttttttctttttctcttccttctatttcataaattttttttttttcctatggATTTTTACGTGGAACATGATTATGAATTCTGCTCCACTAACTAACAAATTTGCTTTCACTAATCAATCTTGACGAAAACAAATTTGTCCAGAATCATTTTCgcaaatactatatatttatagaaatgaaaCTATTCTTATCGATAGTCATAATTTATGTACAATTTAACAAACTGGTTGCAAttgcctcttttttttttctttcctttctctctctctcgctcgctcgttcGCTCGTTCGTTCATTCGCTCACTCGTTCATTCGTTCTCTCAAATTCAAtgatattagataaattacgtcataaaattataatcgagCTCAACTCACTATGCCCTGCCGTGTCACATTTAATGATAGAAACAagtcaaaatgatttttttttcttgtcacttcctaatgtttttttttttgtatgtatatatatatgtgtaaaatcatttcaggcagaattttttcgaatgattattaatgatGGTCATTAACcgtgtatctatatatatttttgccaaAATACCAGTTATCATTTACATACAATTCGTAATACACATCAATTCGTATAGActggttaaaatttatttcaaaatggatcaaaaattgaaataatttttaccaaaTCTCCTCCATATAACATATCGACTAAGTAGATTGGCAAATTAGTTCCTAATTTTCGCAACAATGCATAAGATACacgtgaatattttatttttattgaaatattatcatatttcatgactttatgtctttttatatcattttatttaaatttatttttcattttactctTCTTATATTTGtgacaaattttcattcttttatatatatatatatatatatatatatatatatgtaaaaaatcatttttacttGTTGAATCTTGGTGGCCTCCTCAATCGTGGTATTAATTCTGCTCTGACTGTTCTAGCGTAATTTGGAGCAGCATATTGATCTGTTACAGCGATAGAACTCTGTAAACTTTGTATAAACATCTGTGAGTCCTGTAATTGTCCTACACTTGCTGCTTGGTATTGATATTGACTATTGGCTATATCCGCCGTTGGATAATGATTCGGCTGCACGAATTGAGGAGGATTATCGTATTGTGGATATGGAATGGAACTTTCTGCGGAAAATTGAGGAATTACAGGGTTCACATTCACTGGTGTAGTTGCAAAACTACCAGGATCATATGTTTGATACTGATTTAGCTGTCCAATTTGTGTTGTATTAAACGGAGGTGATTGAGGAAACTGAGAAGTATCAGGAAATAGCATACTTGCAACAGTTGGTTGGGGAAAACTTTCCGGTCTAGGATAAGGTGATATATTCGCCGTAACATTActtaaattttgaacattgGGAATACCAGCGATCTGAGATGTGCCATAGCTATGAAAGGTTTGTCTATTGTGATCGAGATCTTTCACACCACTTTGCAAAGAACTCAccatattcaattttgatttagAATTTGGACCATCGATATCATTATGTTTAGTTCTTGCTTCTGTGACAAAAGGATGATGAACATTGACGATACTCTGTGGAGCACGTAAAGGTGGAAAATTAATCGGTGTCGTCTTCGATGTCGAATTTTGTTGCTCCAATGCTTTTCTAGCTATGGCAAACGCAGTGTTATCATTCCGTGATGCTGGTCGAGATTGATGTGTATTGGAAGAAGTTCCATGGTTGTCTCTATGTAACGCTTGAACAGATTGATTTACAAATCTCGatgataaattgtttatattcgcACTATTCCTTGTCTTATAATCTTGATTGCTTACAGGTGATTCTTTGTATTCTGattgtatttgataatttttcatttttgaatcaatttcattggaaaatttttttatagaataatcttTTGATTTAGATGTACTCTCATGAGAAACATTACTACCAACACAAGTTGTATTAACACCTCTTATAGTATTGAAAGTAGAATTAGATTGATTTGTGGTTACAAGTGACGTATTCTTTGTTAGTTGttcattagattttaaattctcgTTATTTCCACTGTTCTTTTTTATAGATGAATTCATCCTATTTGAAGAAACTGTAACAGTTGATGTTGATGTAGTGATTGTACTTAATGTAGTATCTTTATTCCCCATCGTAGTATTTACTGCTCTGATAGATGGTTTTGATAATCTACTTTTGTTCCCCATGTGATCAAGTTTTTGATTGCTTTTACCTTTATCTGATACTTGATTGTTTGATAACATTTTTGAATCTGTATTGTTATTTTGGTTTTTGGACAGCAAATTATTATgagatttacatttaatagtGACAGCTGGCAGGAGCAAAGCGCTGGCTCACTTTTTGGTCATGATTTTGAGATATTCCAAAGCGTTTTGAGCAGCACTAGCTTGAGCATCTTTACTAGTAACACCACAACCATAGCAAACTGCCACTGGCAGAGTAGACAGCTGCACAAGGCACTGGCATTTAcctataacatatataaatataaaattgaaacattcatcaattcaatcaatatttgatttctgtgtaatattattttcaagaactgaaaaactatttttttcttatatttcaaaatcatatcaattaaataaataattaattagtaataactaatatcaaaaaatcaataaaaatatttccaaaagatttttaaatatttaacatcatgaaactattatgtaaaaataatatattatatttaaaaaaatataaatttaaataacattatttgaaaataatagataaattatttatagataatgtttaatataaattaaatgaaaaattaatgtaaaatatgataatcatGTCATAGGTCATATATGTGTTATAtaagatcttttttctttgcaaaagaTATACgacatattaatatagaatcatGACTGGAATAAAATCTGCCAAATTTGCTTTAcgtaaaaaaatggaaaatattatttcacaacTTAGTActgaagaaaaacaaagacaATCAATGaaagtatttgaaaaagtaagtatattggagaaataattaatttatatataatatatgaaagagGTTatgtttacttttatttaaagtaatttaaaaattaaaaattattaaatttttgtttctaacaaatatatttctatatttatagttatgtTCTCTATCACAATTTCAAGACAGTAAAAGAATTTCCTTATATCTAAgtacaaaaaatgaaattgatacaattccaatattaaaacatatattcgAAACAAAAAAGGAAGTATTTGTTCCTAGATATAATGGAAAAGAGATGGAAatggttaaattattttcaatggaaGATTATGAAACTTTACCATTAActaaatggaatattaaacaaccaaattataatgaaaatagagaaaatgcATTGGAAACAGGtaagatttaaaatcattaatttatagaattataaatgtagctcttatattattagttattattaataatatctctgTATATGAatctttctattataattaatgaaatataaaattaatttataatataaaatttatgatattttaggTGGATTagatttaatacttttacCAGGTCTTGCATTTACTATTAATGGTaagtaaaatctattttacttatataaattcttttagaaaaaaaacttatattattatataaattataataatatatgttatcaaTTAGGGAAACGGTTGGGACATGGAATGGGTTATTATGacaaatttttggaattatgtTTAAAGAAACAACAAAACAAACCACATTTAATTGCAGTGGCATTTAATGAACAATTATGGGAAGATATTCCTACATCTGAAAATGACATTGTTTTGGATCTTGTACttacagaaaaataaatatatttatataacatatatttaaaaaaaatatgttatctaTTTGTTTCTATGTTACTTGTcatcatattatatgtaatttcattttcaataaattaaatataaaaatgataatataaaaaattaatcacttaCCACTGATAGACTTTTCTTCAATATCAACATAAGTTACTTCAAATTGCTGCTCTGAAGCAATTTCTTGCAAAAACTGTACTAAATTTACATCGCCATCATTTAAACATGTATTCtgcaacaaaaaaaatcatataacaaatttaataaaattaaaaatttaatcaaaaaatttatagtttttataattcaaaatttaaaaacacttAGTAGTGCTTCAATTCATTACACTACAAACCTGTAATTCAAAAAGTTTAACACCAGTGGATGACTTCAAACTTTTATGAAATTGTGAAACCTTAAGGCTATGAATAGTAGTCAGTGTTGAAATTTTGCTACCTTTCAAATCAGCATAACGGGCACTCACATTTGCATTTCTTTGTAAAACCTATAACGgacaattaatatatgtaaaattttaattacatgctTATCATTGGAAGAAGTTTACCAATGACTGCACTTACATTAAGAGTAGAATGAAGTGGAAATGATCCAAGCGTgttattgttgaaaatatatgcTGTTgtgttaatgatttatattacaaatacacATATGGATTGCACATAATTGAGATCTTAACATAAATTATCCGTTATAGATTTAGGGTGATCAGAAAGGTAgcttataattcataatactACTTACAGTAGCAAATCACTTCCACTTCACtaaacatacacacacatacacataaaaataattcacatacaagttatacatatagtacacaatttatataaaacaatatgttAACactatatgtaattaaatatataaaaaacatgtaactaaatataaaaaaaatatttgatttaaaaaaaaaaattataatttaagtatataatttattaaattaaatataagtaaacaaaataatcttACCTCATCTTCATCTATATTAGGATTTTCTGTAGTCATATAATGTAAAGCTTGCCACATTTTATGAGCTGCATGTCTTTTTGcaacttttttactttttccttGACCAActtctcgatattttaaaacagaaCAGACAATTGTGAATTGTCTTTCATGTGGCAAACCCTCTTCATTttctattgtatattttgGTGGAGGCCAATGACGTGACATACACATTTCTTGTAATGCTCCAATTggatttgtaattattttttcttctccataTCCAGATAATTCTTGCAAATTCTCagaactatataaaattaattattaaataaattaattattaaataaattaaactataatataaaaaatatatattattattaattattactctgGTATACTATTTGGAAGTGGAGAATCTGGTGATTCACTATTTAATCTACATAATTTATCCAATACAGCCCTTGCAGCAGCATGTTTTGCttctttctttgattttcCTGTCCCCATTGCTGAAACAATTGGATCTGCTTCAATCATCAGATACTTATCATTTATcactttcatttaataaaatagatattttataaaaaaaacaaattcaaataaaaaaatctataattccTTAATctcttaatgaataaaaaattttgtaaattaattcatttaaaaactaaattgcattatcaaaattaaatacaaaccaACAACATCAGCAACAGTAACACGGTAACGAAAAATAGGCTCATGGATAGCACCCTCTACTTGTATTAACTCATACTTTGGTGTTGTGCCCCTACGAGAAAGCAATTCCTGAAGAATAGAAACTGGTGTTTTGTTAGACAATGATTTCATCTCCAATTGAGCAGCCTCACTTATTGGACGTTTTCCTATCATCAAACTATGTAATGATGATCGAACTCTGTTACGCCGATTAACATTATTTGAATGGTTAGGAACCCCACCTACATTGGGCATCATATTAGGCCCAACTTGTTGTGGTTGAtgaatttcttccatttctacagcctaaaattataataaaccttctgataaatgtttaattttaaaaatttaataaatgacaaaattatgtgttatttaattataaaataatatagtttatataatataattattaaatataaaagtattgatttgactatataatttaatttatattttcttttaacaattgaatctctattaaattttaaatcataaatttcatataactaaaatatttcataaataaataaattttgattaataataaaattatcaaacgtcaaaaattttaaaaactatttttatttattaatattcaaatctgtaattctatttgtaaaaatatatgtgaaaaatatttttaatgaatagatTTTCAATGATTTGTCAAATcatactattaataaatattttatcaatttacttcttatatatctaatatatcatat
The sequence above is drawn from the Apis cerana isolate GH-2021 linkage group LG11, AcerK_1.0, whole genome shotgun sequence genome and encodes:
- the LOC107999625 gene encoding RISC-loading complex subunit tarbp2 isoform X2 yields the protein MDSHAVEMEEIHQPQQVGPNMMPNVGGVPNHSNNVNRRNRVRSSLHSLMIGKRPISEAAQLEMKSLSNKTPVSILQELLSRRGTTPKYELIQVEGAIHEPIFRYRVTVADVVAMGTGKSKKEAKHAAARAVLDKLCRLNSESPDSPLPNSIPDSENLQELSGYGEEKIITNPIGALQEMCMSRHWPPPKYTIENEEGLPHERQFTIVCSVLKYREVGQGKSKKVAKRHAAHKMWQALHYMTTENPNIDEDEVLQRNANVSARYADLKGSKISTLTTIHSLKVSQFHKSLKSSTGVKLFELQNTCLNDGDVNLVQFLQEIASEQQFEVTYVDIEEKSISGKCQCLVQLSTLPVAVCYGCGVTSKDAQASAAQNALEYLKIMTKK
- the LOC107999625 gene encoding RISC-loading complex subunit tarbp2 isoform X1 codes for the protein MDSHAVEMEEIHQPQQVGPNMMPNVGGVPNHSNNVNRRNRVRSSLHSLMIGKRPISEAAQLEMKSLSNKTPVSILQELLSRRGTTPKYELIQVEGAIHEPIFRYRVTVADVVDPIVSAMGTGKSKKEAKHAAARAVLDKLCRLNSESPDSPLPNSIPDSENLQELSGYGEEKIITNPIGALQEMCMSRHWPPPKYTIENEEGLPHERQFTIVCSVLKYREVGQGKSKKVAKRHAAHKMWQALHYMTTENPNIDEDEVLQRNANVSARYADLKGSKISTLTTIHSLKVSQFHKSLKSSTGVKLFELQNTCLNDGDVNLVQFLQEIASEQQFEVTYVDIEEKSISGKCQCLVQLSTLPVAVCYGCGVTSKDAQASAAQNALEYLKIMTKK
- the LOC107999625 gene encoding RISC-loading complex subunit tarbp2 isoform X6, with the translated sequence MEEIHQPQQVGPNMMPNVGGVPNHSNNVNRRNRVRSSLHSLMIGKRPISEAAQLEMKSLSNKTPVSILQELLSRRGTTPKYELIQVEGAIHEPIFRYRVTVADVVDPIVSAMGTGKSKKEAKHAAARAVLDKLCRLNSESPDSPLPNSIPDSENLQELSGYGEEKIITNPIGALQEMCMSRHWPPPKYTIENEEGLPHERQFTIVCSVLKYREVGQGKSKKVAKRHAAHKMWQALHYMTTENPNIDEDENTCLNDGDVNLVQFLQEIASEQQFEVTYVDIEEKSISGKCQCLVQLSTLPVAVCYGCGVTSKDAQASAAQNALEYLKIMTKK
- the LOC107999627 gene encoding 5-formyltetrahydrofolate cyclo-ligase, which codes for MTGIKSAKFALRKKMENIISQLSTEEKQRQSMKVFEKLCSLSQFQDSKRISLYLSTKNEIDTIPILKHIFETKKEVFVPRYNGKEMEMVKLFSMEDYETLPLTKWNIKQPNYNENRENALETGGLDLILLPGLAFTINGKRLGHGMGYYDKFLELCLKKQQNKPHLIAVAFNEQLWEDIPTSENDIVLDLVLTEK
- the LOC107999625 gene encoding RISC-loading complex subunit tarbp2 isoform X4 — encoded protein: MDSHAVEMEEIHQPQQVGPNMMPNVGGVPNHSNNVNRRNRVRSSLHSLMIGKRPISEAAQLEMKSLSNKTPVSILQELLSRRGTTPKYELIQVEGAIHEPIFRYRVTVADVVDPIVSAMGTGKSKKEAKHAAARAVLDKLCRLNSESPDSPLPNSIPDSENLQELSGYGEEKIITNPIGALQEMCMSRHWPPPKYTIENEEGLPHERQFTIVCSVLKYREVGQGKSKKVAKRHAAHKMWQALHYMTTENPNIDEDENTCLNDGDVNLVQFLQEIASEQQFEVTYVDIEEKSISGKCQCLVQLSTLPVAVCYGCGVTSKDAQASAAQNALEYLKIMTKK
- the LOC107999625 gene encoding RISC-loading complex subunit tarbp2 isoform X3 gives rise to the protein MEEIHQPQQVGPNMMPNVGGVPNHSNNVNRRNRVRSSLHSLMIGKRPISEAAQLEMKSLSNKTPVSILQELLSRRGTTPKYELIQVEGAIHEPIFRYRVTVADVVDPIVSAMGTGKSKKEAKHAAARAVLDKLCRLNSESPDSPLPNSIPDSENLQELSGYGEEKIITNPIGALQEMCMSRHWPPPKYTIENEEGLPHERQFTIVCSVLKYREVGQGKSKKVAKRHAAHKMWQALHYMTTENPNIDEDEVLQRNANVSARYADLKGSKISTLTTIHSLKVSQFHKSLKSSTGVKLFELQNTCLNDGDVNLVQFLQEIASEQQFEVTYVDIEEKSISGKCQCLVQLSTLPVAVCYGCGVTSKDAQASAAQNALEYLKIMTKK
- the LOC107999625 gene encoding interferon-inducible double-stranded RNA-dependent protein kinase activator A homolog isoform X5; the protein is MDSHAVEMEEIHQPQQVGPNMMPNVGGVPNHSNNVNRRNRVRSSLHSLMIGKRPISEAAQLEMKSLSNKTPVSILQELLSRRGTTPKYELIQVEGAIHEPIFRYRVTVADVVAMGTGKSKKEAKHAAARAVLDKLCRLNSESPDSPLPNSIPDSENLQELSGYGEEKIITNPIGALQEMCMSRHWPPPKYTIENEEGLPHERQFTIVCSVLKYREVGQGKSKKVAKRHAAHKMWQALHYMTTENPNIDEDENTCLNDGDVNLVQFLQEIASEQQFEVTYVDIEEKSISGKCQCLVQLSTLPVAVCYGCGVTSKDAQASAAQNALEYLKIMTKK